The following are encoded together in the Brevinematales bacterium genome:
- a CDS encoding serine/threonine-protein phosphatase: TMFDVSGKGVPAALIMVMIRSILRTIASLEEDTKDVLTKLNNTISEEIVEDRYATGFYLLFDAERGIMSYTNAGHGPLCLYRKSKDIFEFLDTDGMPVGIMAGIEFGQNYTTLEKGDIAILYTDGITEAFNLEHEEYGMDRMQAMVRACKNMPAQEIANRILDEVNHFMGTAPQHDDETLLVLKMK; the protein is encoded by the coding sequence TAACCATGTTCGACGTATCCGGTAAGGGTGTTCCCGCCGCGCTCATCATGGTTATGATACGGAGTATCTTACGCACTATCGCGTCGCTCGAAGAGGACACCAAGGATGTGCTGACTAAGCTGAATAATACCATATCCGAGGAAATAGTCGAAGATCGTTACGCAACCGGATTTTATTTGCTTTTTGATGCGGAACGGGGTATAATGAGTTACACCAATGCGGGGCATGGGCCTCTCTGCCTGTACCGCAAGAGTAAGGATATATTCGAGTTCCTCGATACGGACGGTATGCCGGTGGGTATTATGGCGGGAATAGAGTTCGGCCAGAACTATACTACCCTTGAGAAGGGCGATATCGCGATCTTATACACGGACGGTATCACTGAGGCGTTTAATCTGGAGCACGAAGAGTATGGTATGGATCGGATGCAGGCTATGGTTCGCGCATGCAAGAATATGCCCGCGCAGGAAATAGCAAACCGGATACTGGATGAGGTCAACCACTTTATGGGCACCGCTCCCCAGCACGATGACGAGACATTATTAGTATTGAAGATGAAGTAA
- a CDS encoding STAS domain-containing protein — MEINRRESGDVVIFDINGEIDLYNAPEIKEKIKEEMNNGKVNIIINLDKVSYIDSSGIGVLISSLSNLKKVGGALKLINVYASVRKVFELTKLTSFFEIHDSEDDALAAFNN; from the coding sequence ATGGAAATAAACAGAAGAGAGTCGGGCGACGTTGTCATTTTTGACATCAATGGGGAAATCGACCTCTATAACGCCCCCGAAATTAAAGAGAAGATTAAAGAGGAAATGAATAACGGTAAAGTTAATATTATTATTAACCTTGATAAAGTCAGTTACATCGATAGTTCGGGTATCGGCGTATTGATTTCGAGCCTGTCGAACCTGAAGAAGGTCGGCGGCGCGTTGAAACTTATCAACGTGTACGCGTCGGTACGTAAAGTCTTCGAATTGACTAAGCTTACCAGTTTCTTCGAGATTCATGACAGCGAAGACGATGCGCTAGCTGCATTTAACAACTAG
- a CDS encoding transcriptional regulator, which translates to MFLHIETLPGADMDLIEVFADIQDRTEMENLFDELFTAPEKKRLFLRWKLLKMLRKGVPQRKIASELGISLCKITRGASILKRKNSILYRILNEGDRDGDSEN; encoded by the coding sequence ATGTTTCTACATATAGAAACACTTCCCGGAGCGGATATGGATTTAATAGAAGTTTTCGCCGACATTCAGGATCGGACGGAGATGGAAAATTTATTCGACGAGTTATTTACCGCGCCGGAGAAAAAACGGTTGTTTCTCCGATGGAAACTCCTGAAGATGCTGAGGAAGGGGGTGCCCCAGAGAAAAATCGCCTCAGAACTGGGAATAAGCCTCTGCAAGATAACGCGCGGGGCGAGTATACTGAAACGGAAAAATTCTATTCTATATCGAATATTAAATGAAGGAGATAGAGATGGAGATTCAGAAAATTGA
- a CDS encoding TrpB-like pyridoxal phosphate-dependent enzyme yields MEIQKIDLAQKDMPRKWYNIQADLPKPLDPPLTPDGKPVTPDQLGVIFPMSLIEQEVSQERWIDIPEPVLDVYARWRPAPLFRAIHLEKALGTPAKIYYKYEGASPAGSHKPNTSVAQAYYNAQAGIKRITTETGAGQWGSALALAGALFGIEVRVYMVRVSYDSKPYRKMLMNTWGAECIASPSNMTEYGKKVLAADPKNPGSLGMAISEAVEEAATRKDTNYSLGSVLNHVLMHQTIIGLECKEQLKSINVYPDVVIGCVGGGSNFAGIAFPYVHDKITENKKVDIVAVEPRSCPTITKGVFEYDFGDTAGMAPIVKMYTLGHTFMPPAIHAGGLRYHGMAPLVSALVDQKLAEARSYHQTEVFEAGVMFARTEGIVPAPETCHAVRAAIHEAQKAKEEGKEKTILFNFSGHGFFDLSSYDKYLTGQLEDYEYPESAIKEALQHLPFKK; encoded by the coding sequence ATGGAGATTCAGAAAATTGATTTAGCCCAGAAAGACATGCCCCGGAAATGGTACAATATCCAGGCCGATCTTCCTAAACCCCTCGATCCCCCGTTGACTCCCGATGGAAAACCGGTTACCCCCGATCAGTTGGGCGTGATTTTCCCGATGTCGTTGATCGAGCAGGAAGTATCGCAGGAACGCTGGATAGATATTCCCGAACCTGTTCTCGATGTTTACGCGCGATGGAGACCGGCTCCGTTATTCCGCGCGATCCATCTTGAGAAAGCTCTCGGTACTCCCGCTAAGATTTATTATAAATATGAGGGCGCGTCTCCCGCGGGTTCGCATAAACCCAACACGTCTGTCGCGCAGGCGTACTACAACGCGCAGGCGGGTATCAAGCGTATCACCACCGAAACCGGCGCCGGGCAATGGGGAAGCGCATTGGCGCTTGCGGGCGCGCTGTTCGGGATTGAGGTTCGCGTTTATATGGTTCGCGTCAGCTATGACAGCAAGCCCTACCGCAAGATGCTGATGAACACGTGGGGCGCGGAATGTATCGCATCTCCGAGCAATATGACCGAATACGGCAAGAAGGTGCTGGCGGCTGACCCGAAAAATCCCGGCAGTCTCGGTATGGCGATTTCCGAAGCGGTGGAAGAGGCCGCGACCCGAAAAGATACCAATTATTCTCTGGGAAGCGTGCTCAATCATGTCCTCATGCACCAGACGATTATCGGCCTCGAGTGTAAGGAGCAGCTGAAGTCAATCAATGTGTATCCCGATGTAGTAATCGGGTGCGTCGGCGGCGGAAGTAACTTCGCGGGCATCGCTTTTCCTTATGTACATGACAAAATAACCGAAAATAAAAAGGTGGATATTGTCGCCGTCGAACCGCGCTCCTGCCCCACGATCACGAAGGGCGTATTCGAGTACGATTTCGGCGATACCGCCGGTATGGCACCGATTGTGAAGATGTATACGCTGGGGCATACGTTTATGCCGCCCGCCATTCACGCCGGAGGTCTGCGTTATCACGGTATGGCGCCGCTCGTCAGCGCTCTGGTCGACCAGAAGTTAGCGGAAGCGCGTTCGTACCACCAGACGGAAGTATTTGAAGCGGGCGTCATGTTCGCGAGAACGGAAGGGATTGTCCCCGCTCCCGAGACTTGTCACGCGGTTAGAGCCGCCATCCATGAGGCGCAAAAAGCCAAAGAAGAGGGTAAAGAAAAAACCATCCTCTTCAATTTTAGCGGACACGGATTCTTCGACCTCTCGTCCTACGATAAATATCTGACGGGACAGCTTGAGGATTACGAATACCCGGAGTCGGCAATAAAAGAAGCCCTACAGCATTTACCTTTTAAAAAATAG
- a CDS encoding ATP-grasp domain-containing protein, producing the protein MKGHDVKGKTLMVIGAGLLQLPVILKAKELGMETVVVDANPNALGVKAANHFIRSSTLDAESTVYEAEKFHTTVRKIDGVLTVGTDASYTVAMCAKKLGLTGIEPEAAMRATDKYLMRKALRADNVPVPDFEIVDAYNKAIEIFEKLEGDCVIKPVSSMGARGVRRITHLDDLKEAYEQAKTFSSNGKVVIEKYIESPELSIDALIYNGKVTITGVADRIIEYDPFFVETGHIMPSELPEEQLSYAAEIFEKGIHAIGITVGAAKGDIKISSSGCFIGEIAARLSGGFMSTYTYPYSSGVDLMENVIYIALGLPPADLSPKKEWVSIERAIIAPPGVIQSIRGIEEAKKIPHVKEVFFDAKVGDKVISPRNNMDKSGHIIVAAPTRHEAILASHEAVRAIQIETIEDDDQKLAQLEMDEFAKTQFNGRCFVCEDCNGVRCKGMLPGMGGIGTGLGFIRSVERLRRINLVPNYISPTKEIDTSIDLFGMHLDIPVMPAPITGAITNLGGAITELNLARSIVKGANHAGTVGFVGDGATPTKYRIGVRVILENFGMAIPVFKPRFDQELITQRIDAAREAGALAVGMDIDAASFKTMEMKKQNTSTKTFDELKELVDYAAEMPFMLKGVLSVGDAKMALKAGCKALIISNHGGRVSDNLLAPIDALMRIRGAIGDDAFLILDGGVRSGSDVAAAIACGADAVMIGRPVTIAAVGGRTQGVRQYFQRIAMELKRMMTLLGISDIKSLKNNKDVLYYEDHVM; encoded by the coding sequence ATGAAAGGCCACGATGTGAAAGGAAAAACTCTGATGGTGATCGGCGCGGGGCTATTACAGCTCCCGGTTATCCTGAAAGCCAAAGAATTGGGAATGGAAACGGTCGTTGTCGACGCGAATCCGAACGCGCTCGGGGTGAAAGCCGCGAATCATTTTATCCGTTCCAGTACCCTCGACGCCGAAAGTACGGTCTACGAGGCGGAAAAATTCCACACGACGGTCAGGAAAATCGACGGCGTACTGACGGTGGGTACCGACGCTTCCTATACGGTCGCGATGTGCGCGAAAAAGCTGGGGTTGACCGGTATCGAGCCGGAAGCCGCGATGCGCGCGACCGATAAGTACTTGATGCGTAAAGCGCTCCGGGCTGATAATGTACCGGTGCCCGATTTCGAGATTGTCGACGCGTATAACAAGGCTATCGAAATATTCGAGAAACTCGAGGGCGACTGCGTTATCAAGCCGGTCAGCAGTATGGGCGCGCGCGGGGTACGGCGTATCACCCATCTCGACGACCTGAAAGAGGCTTACGAGCAGGCTAAGACTTTCTCATCGAACGGGAAAGTCGTCATCGAGAAATATATCGAATCACCCGAACTTAGCATTGACGCGCTGATCTATAACGGTAAGGTCACGATCACGGGTGTGGCCGACCGCATCATCGAGTACGATCCGTTCTTCGTGGAGACCGGCCATATTATGCCGTCGGAACTCCCCGAGGAGCAGTTGAGCTATGCGGCGGAAATATTCGAGAAGGGTATCCACGCTATCGGCATCACAGTAGGCGCGGCGAAGGGCGATATCAAGATATCGTCGAGCGGATGCTTTATCGGCGAGATTGCCGCGCGCCTCTCCGGCGGATTTATGTCCACCTATACCTATCCCTATTCGAGCGGCGTCGACCTGATGGAAAACGTCATATATATCGCGCTGGGGCTTCCCCCGGCGGACTTATCCCCCAAAAAGGAATGGGTTTCCATCGAGCGTGCGATCATCGCCCCTCCGGGCGTCATACAAAGTATCAGGGGTATCGAAGAAGCGAAGAAGATTCCGCATGTGAAGGAGGTCTTTTTCGACGCGAAGGTGGGGGATAAGGTGATCTCCCCGCGTAATAATATGGACAAGTCGGGGCACATCATTGTCGCCGCGCCGACCCGTCACGAAGCGATTCTCGCGTCCCATGAGGCGGTACGCGCAATCCAGATAGAGACTATCGAGGACGACGACCAGAAACTCGCCCAACTCGAGATGGACGAATTCGCTAAAACGCAGTTCAACGGGCGGTGCTTCGTCTGCGAGGACTGCAACGGAGTGCGCTGTAAGGGGATGCTTCCCGGAATGGGGGGCATCGGCACCGGGCTTGGGTTTATCCGGTCGGTGGAACGCCTTCGCCGTATCAACCTTGTCCCTAATTATATCAGCCCTACGAAGGAGATCGATACGTCGATCGACCTGTTCGGGATGCATCTCGATATTCCGGTGATGCCCGCGCCGATAACCGGGGCGATCACGAACCTCGGCGGAGCGATCACCGAGCTCAATCTCGCGCGGTCGATCGTGAAGGGCGCGAACCATGCGGGTACGGTGGGTTTTGTCGGAGACGGCGCCACCCCGACCAAGTACCGTATCGGGGTGCGGGTGATCCTCGAGAACTTCGGGATGGCGATCCCGGTATTCAAGCCCCGTTTCGATCAGGAACTGATTACCCAGCGTATCGACGCGGCGCGCGAGGCCGGGGCGCTTGCGGTGGGGATGGATATAGACGCGGCGTCGTTCAAGACGATGGAGATGAAGAAACAGAACACCAGCACGAAAACGTTCGACGAACTGAAGGAGTTGGTCGATTACGCCGCGGAGATGCCGTTTATGCTGAAGGGCGTATTATCAGTCGGGGACGCTAAAATGGCGCTCAAGGCGGGATGCAAGGCGCTTATCATATCGAATCACGGCGGCCGGGTCAGCGATAATCTGCTCGCGCCGATAGATGCGCTTATGCGTATCCGGGGGGCGATCGGCGACGATGCGTTCCTGATCCTCGACGGCGGTGTGCGCAGCGGCAGCGATGTCGCGGCGGCGATCGCGTGCGGCGCGGATGCTGTGATGATCGGGCGGCCTGTCACTATCGCTGCGGTCGGAGGTCGTACTCAGGGCGTCCGTCAGTACTTCCAACGGATTGCGATGGAATTGAAGAGGATGATGACATTGCTGGGGATCAGCGATATAAAATCGTTGAAGAATAATAAAGACGTGCTGTATTATGAAGACCATGTTATGTAA
- a CDS encoding HEAT repeat domain-containing protein — translation MDKNQSEPLDKMIERLLNHPEVSERRLAATELGREKDIRAVKPLVKALSDHEDVAIFATLALVGIGKDSIPELREGLKSQEEQIRGYCAEILGELQAAEALEDLIELIEKDESVWVKNSAVEAIGRIKDQRSTDVLKKLLKEKENWIVVSAALALHRMEVKEINLTDILLNRISAENEVERGITAWALVEICDKSSIPYLQGVSQNRDDEAFHATLKDIIKGINLK, via the coding sequence ATGGATAAAAATCAATCCGAACCATTGGACAAAATGATTGAGAGGTTGCTCAATCACCCCGAAGTATCCGAAAGAAGGCTGGCTGCTACCGAACTGGGACGGGAAAAGGATATCCGCGCGGTAAAGCCGTTAGTAAAAGCCTTATCCGACCACGAGGATGTGGCGATATTCGCGACGCTTGCGTTGGTGGGTATCGGTAAGGACTCCATCCCCGAACTACGGGAGGGTCTCAAGTCCCAGGAGGAACAGATACGCGGGTATTGCGCTGAAATACTCGGTGAACTCCAAGCCGCCGAAGCGCTCGAGGATCTGATCGAACTGATCGAGAAAGACGAGAGCGTGTGGGTAAAAAACAGCGCGGTAGAAGCTATCGGCCGGATTAAGGATCAGCGCTCGACCGACGTACTGAAAAAATTACTGAAAGAAAAAGAGAACTGGATAGTGGTTTCCGCAGCCCTCGCGCTTCACAGGATGGAGGTAAAGGAGATCAATCTGACCGATATTCTCCTCAACCGTATCTCGGCGGAGAACGAGGTCGAACGCGGGATTACCGCATGGGCGTTGGTGGAAATCTGCGATAAATCGTCTATCCCCTACCTGCAGGGAGTTTCCCAGAACCGGGACGACGAGGCTTTTCACGCTACTTTGAAAGATATTATAAAAGGTATTAACTTGAAGTAA
- the surE gene encoding 5'/3'-nucleotidase SurE translates to MKILLTNDDGYQAEGLNILSEILSEEYTIYSVAPLRQMSGTGHSFHLRTPMELIKTGPRSYALDGSPADCVKSAVIGLFSDTKFDMVISGINDGPNLGSDMYYSGTVAGAREGMFNGIFSLALSIDSWDAVKGYAARALFIRDFLGSLLEKSSIEESAFLNINFPASELPKGIRVTFPGRRVYKDFLQYQDENEKKYVILDGENPAYISTPGSDLDCVQEGFISISPISDSYNYQEIITKFGYLNRDFYNA, encoded by the coding sequence TTGAAAATACTATTAACTAACGACGACGGTTATCAGGCCGAGGGATTGAATATTCTCTCCGAAATTCTATCGGAGGAATATACGATCTATTCTGTCGCGCCTCTCCGCCAGATGAGCGGGACGGGTCATTCTTTCCATCTGCGGACGCCGATGGAGCTTATTAAAACCGGCCCGAGGAGTTATGCGTTGGACGGGTCGCCCGCGGACTGCGTGAAATCCGCGGTCATCGGGCTTTTTTCAGATACCAAATTCGATATGGTGATTTCAGGAATTAACGACGGCCCTAATCTCGGGAGCGACATGTATTATTCCGGGACTGTCGCCGGAGCGCGTGAGGGGATGTTCAACGGGATTTTCTCGCTCGCCCTTTCCATAGACAGTTGGGATGCGGTTAAAGGCTATGCCGCGCGCGCGCTTTTTATCCGGGATTTCCTCGGATCGTTACTGGAAAAATCCAGTATCGAGGAATCGGCGTTCCTGAATATCAATTTTCCCGCCTCGGAACTCCCCAAGGGCATTCGGGTGACATTTCCGGGGCGAAGGGTTTATAAGGACTTTCTTCAGTATCAGGACGAGAACGAAAAGAAATATGTCATATTGGACGGGGAAAATCCCGCCTATATCAGTACGCCGGGTTCGGATTTGGACTGCGTACAGGAAGGGTTTATTTCAATCAGCCCAATTTCCGACAGTTACAATTATCAGGAAATTATTACGAAATTCGGCTACTTAAATAGAGATTTTTATAACGCTTGA
- a CDS encoding histidine kinase, whose amino-acid sequence MSFDKYVTSLDHILTDEKVFNIKFFIINDDIEKKVETAISMLCERYERPELPGIVYTCVKELMINGTKANLKRVLFEKNEINIDNENQYLQGMMDFRNALNEDAYHNYLGELKEKDLWINVKFEYNCTGIRIYIVNNAHITTIEDRRLREKLKKAMKYEDIAQFYIDQGDELEGAGMGIALIVMLLKGMGIDPGLFRIGNTPAGQTFARIEIPLNDEYVCLRIKGNSV is encoded by the coding sequence ATGAGCTTCGATAAATATGTTACATCGCTGGATCACATACTGACCGATGAGAAGGTTTTCAATATTAAATTTTTCATCATTAACGACGATATCGAGAAAAAGGTCGAGACCGCGATTTCCATGCTGTGCGAACGTTACGAACGCCCCGAACTCCCGGGTATCGTTTATACCTGCGTGAAGGAGCTCATGATCAACGGGACCAAGGCTAATCTCAAACGGGTATTGTTCGAGAAGAACGAGATCAATATCGATAACGAGAATCAGTATTTACAGGGTATGATGGACTTCAGGAACGCGTTGAACGAGGACGCGTATCATAACTATCTGGGCGAACTGAAAGAAAAGGACCTATGGATCAACGTCAAGTTCGAATATAACTGTACGGGTATCCGTATTTATATTGTAAATAACGCGCACATCACCACTATCGAAGACCGCCGGCTCAGGGAGAAGCTCAAGAAGGCGATGAAGTACGAGGATATCGCGCAGTTTTATATCGATCAGGGCGACGAACTGGAAGGCGCCGGAATGGGTATCGCGCTGATAGTGATGCTCCTGAAGGGTATGGGGATCGACCCGGGATTGTTCCGTATCGGCAATACCCCCGCCGGGCAAACATTCGCCCGTATCGAGATACCGCTGAACGACGAGTACGTCTGCCTGCGAATAAAAGGAAACTCGGTTTGA
- the thpR gene encoding RNA 2',3'-cyclic phosphodiesterase, with translation MEDIAQYIGECGKHQIDGINYVPAANIHITLKFLGDIEEDDAESISAELAGLKWKPTRIKTEGIGGFPDLPGARILWIGLKSNPELVEIQSRIEDICRSFGIPPEEKSFKPHLTIARIKGKIGSKLLNFFKEFPRKTFGGFIPDGFHLFQSKLSPSGPSYNIIRSFKKGV, from the coding sequence ATGGAAGATATCGCGCAGTATATCGGCGAATGCGGGAAACATCAAATCGACGGAATCAATTATGTGCCTGCGGCGAATATCCATATTACCCTGAAATTCCTCGGGGATATCGAGGAAGACGATGCGGAATCCATCTCGGCGGAACTTGCCGGACTGAAATGGAAACCGACGCGGATAAAAACCGAGGGTATCGGCGGCTTTCCCGACCTTCCAGGCGCGAGAATTTTATGGATCGGGTTAAAGTCTAATCCCGAACTTGTCGAAATTCAAAGCAGGATCGAGGATATTTGCCGTTCGTTCGGTATTCCTCCCGAGGAAAAAAGTTTCAAGCCCCATTTGACAATCGCGCGAATAAAAGGGAAAATCGGTTCTAAATTATTAAATTTTTTCAAAGAGTTTCCGCGGAAGACGTTCGGGGGTTTTATTCCCGACGGATTTCATTTGTTCCAGAGCAAACTTTCGCCGTCGGGACCGTCCTATAATATCATCCGCTCCTTCAAGAAGGGGGTTTAA
- a CDS encoding HlyC/CorC family transporter yields the protein MEESNSRNGKISRKLIISELSKIEVSEIMIPRSSVALINIASPFREILDVIIKDGHSRFPVYSEKIDNIVGVLYSKSLLNVLTSDSQKDFDISRILKKPLFVSENKKSGELLTKFKNTHIHMAIVVNEYGAMLGIVTLEDILEEIVGEINDEFDKEEASFYTVISDKETSIIPRMSIEEFNKVFKTRIHSEEYDTIGGFVIDWFGYVPKAGESFEYGNYLFHIHSAEGSRIKKITIKKL from the coding sequence ATGGAAGAATCAAACAGTCGAAACGGGAAAATCAGCCGTAAGCTTATCATATCCGAGCTATCGAAAATCGAGGTCTCGGAGATCATGATACCCCGATCCTCAGTAGCGCTGATTAATATTGCGTCGCCGTTCAGGGAAATCCTCGATGTCATCATCAAGGACGGCCATTCCCGCTTCCCCGTCTATTCCGAGAAGATCGACAATATTGTCGGCGTGCTCTACTCAAAGAGCCTTCTCAATGTGCTGACTTCCGATTCGCAGAAGGACTTCGACATATCCAGGATACTGAAGAAGCCCCTTTTTGTCTCGGAGAATAAAAAATCCGGCGAGCTCCTCACGAAATTTAAAAATACCCATATCCATATGGCCATCGTCGTCAACGAGTACGGCGCGATGCTGGGAATTGTCACATTGGAGGATATCCTCGAAGAGATTGTCGGCGAAATAAACGACGAATTCGATAAAGAGGAAGCAAGTTTTTATACGGTTATATCCGATAAAGAAACGTCGATCATTCCGAGGATGAGTATAGAGGAATTCAACAAGGTATTCAAGACGCGGATCCATTCCGAGGAATACGACACGATAGGCGGATTTGTTATCGACTGGTTCGGGTATGTCCCCAAGGCGGGCGAGAGTTTCGAGTACGGGAATTACCTGTTCCACATCCATAGCGCCGAGGGCAGCAGGATAAAAAAGATCACGATTAAAAAGCTATAA
- a CDS encoding DUF58 domain-containing protein translates to MYLEKEAIDFFRRYDLELPATANRHGDDPSRILGRNLEFEQYNLYYPGDDIRDIDWKVYGRTDKLFVKKYGSDISANVRIIIDNSASMGYRGKLETAKRISAILAYLLQSRKAGVWLSTVNNAYRDLGRLTLGTLEETLGRITPSESTSLRDIPPAGNKAVFLISDLWVTGLEPRFLTENRVHVIHLLTPEELELRLHGNLEMIDMETDKRLQIIPSTIRELYREKLRERTDGFRAALSEAFLLYDIFSTEVVYYASLKRFLDRLAVILRRGKRWHS, encoded by the coding sequence ATGTACCTAGAAAAAGAAGCGATCGATTTTTTCCGGCGGTACGATCTGGAACTTCCCGCGACCGCGAACCGTCACGGCGACGATCCGTCGCGTATCCTCGGCCGGAACCTCGAATTCGAGCAGTATAACCTCTATTATCCCGGCGACGATATCCGCGATATCGACTGGAAGGTCTACGGCCGCACCGATAAACTGTTCGTTAAAAAGTACGGCAGCGACATATCCGCCAACGTCCGTATCATTATCGATAACAGCGCGTCGATGGGATACCGCGGCAAGCTCGAGACCGCGAAACGGATTTCGGCGATTCTCGCGTATCTCCTGCAGTCCCGGAAGGCCGGGGTGTGGCTCTCCACCGTGAATAACGCTTACCGCGATTTGGGCAGGCTGACGCTCGGCACGCTTGAGGAGACCCTCGGCCGGATAACACCGTCGGAGAGCACCTCGCTCCGCGACATCCCGCCCGCCGGGAATAAGGCCGTGTTTCTCATCAGCGACCTGTGGGTGACCGGTCTGGAACCGCGCTTCCTCACCGAAAACCGGGTGCATGTCATCCATCTCCTGACCCCCGAAGAACTGGAGCTCCGCCTGCACGGGAACCTCGAGATGATCGATATGGAGACAGATAAACGGCTCCAGATTATCCCTTCGACAATCCGCGAGCTTTACCGCGAGAAGCTCCGGGAACGTACCGACGGATTCCGCGCTGCGCTCTCCGAGGCCTTCCTGCTCTACGATATATTCTCCACCGAAGTGGTCTACTACGCCAGCCTGAAACGTTTCCTCGACAGGCTCGCGGTGATTCTCCGCAGGGGGAAACGATGGCATTCCTGA